The following proteins are encoded in a genomic region of Microbacterium sp. NC79:
- the dapC gene encoding succinyldiaminopimelate transaminase, which yields MSIRDLADYPWDAVAPLAQRAREHADGIVDLSIGSPVDPTPVVIREALAAATEAHAYPQTVGTVPLREAIVAWFERRRGVTGLTPDNVLPTIGSKELVALLPTLLGLGEGDIVVHPRAAYPTYEVGAVVVGATPVAQDNPALWPDGTKLIWLNSPGNPDGRVWSAAELRVAVERARELGAVIAGDECYAELGWDAPWDTEAIPSVLDPRVTGGDITNVLSVYSLSKQSNLAGYRAAFLAGDSALVERLLTARKHLGLMLPLPVQHAMAVALADDDHVTEQKERYRARRAVLKPALEAAGFRIDRSEAGLYLWATEGRDAWESMERLVGLGILAGPGVFYGPSFAQHVRLSLTATDERIAAAAARLRHAS from the coding sequence ATGAGCATCCGGGACCTCGCTGACTATCCGTGGGATGCTGTCGCGCCGCTCGCACAGCGCGCTCGCGAACACGCTGACGGCATCGTTGACCTCTCGATCGGTTCGCCCGTCGACCCCACACCTGTCGTCATTCGTGAAGCGCTTGCCGCAGCTACCGAGGCGCACGCCTACCCGCAGACTGTCGGCACGGTTCCGCTTCGCGAAGCGATCGTCGCCTGGTTCGAACGTCGGCGCGGTGTCACTGGACTGACTCCAGACAACGTGCTGCCCACGATCGGTTCGAAAGAACTCGTCGCGTTGCTGCCCACCCTGTTGGGTCTAGGGGAGGGCGATATTGTCGTGCACCCGCGCGCCGCCTACCCGACCTATGAGGTCGGTGCAGTTGTTGTCGGCGCGACACCCGTCGCGCAGGATAATCCGGCGCTGTGGCCGGACGGAACCAAGCTGATTTGGCTAAATTCACCTGGGAACCCCGATGGCCGGGTGTGGAGCGCCGCGGAGTTGCGCGTTGCTGTTGAGCGCGCGCGAGAGCTCGGCGCCGTCATTGCTGGCGATGAGTGCTATGCCGAGCTGGGGTGGGATGCGCCGTGGGATACCGAGGCGATTCCGTCGGTATTGGACCCGCGCGTGACGGGTGGCGACATCACGAACGTGCTGTCGGTGTACTCGTTGTCGAAGCAGTCAAACCTGGCAGGCTACCGTGCGGCCTTCCTCGCGGGGGATTCTGCTCTCGTGGAGCGTTTGCTCACCGCGCGCAAGCACCTGGGCCTGATGTTGCCGTTGCCTGTGCAGCACGCCATGGCAGTGGCGTTGGCCGATGATGACCACGTCACGGAGCAGAAGGAGCGTTACCGTGCGCGCCGTGCGGTGTTGAAGCCGGCGCTGGAAGCGGCCGGGTTCCGCATTGACCGCAGCGAAGCCGGACTCTATCTGTGGGCCACCGAAGGGCGAGACGCCTGGGAGAGCATGGAACGTCTGGTGGGTCTGGGCATCCTGGCTGGCCCCGGCGTGTTCTACGGGCCGTCCTTTGCGCAGCATGTGCGGCTGTCACTCACCGCAACGGATGAGCGCATCGCGGCTGCGGCCGCGCGCCTCCGTCACGCTTCGTAG
- a CDS encoding citrate synthase: MTDAATQPEKATLSIGGTTAEFPVLQGTDGTPAIDFATLTKQTGHTALDYGFVNTAATKSAITFIDGDEGILRYRGYPIEQLAKNSSYLEVAWLLIYGELPTADQLGEFDEKIRRHTLIHEDLKHFFSALPHTAHPMSVLSSAVSALSTYYEGQSDPHNPEHVELNTIRMLAKLPVLAAYAHKKSIGQAFLYPDNSLSFVDNFLKLNFGVLSEEYEVNPIMSRALERLLILHEDHEQNASTSTVRLVGSTGANQFSSISAGINALYGPLHGGANEAVLEMLAKIRDSGEGVKRFVERVKNKEDGVKLMGFGHRVYKNYDPRAKLVKESADEVLAELGVKDPLLDLAKELEEIALNDEYFQSRRLYPNVDFYTGVIYKAMGFPTRMFTVLFAIGRLPGWLAHWRELNTDPQNKIGRPQQLYTGAPERNYPGL; this comes from the coding sequence GTGACGGACGCGGCAACCCAGCCCGAGAAGGCCACACTGTCGATTGGCGGCACAACCGCCGAATTCCCCGTTTTGCAGGGAACAGATGGCACCCCGGCCATCGATTTTGCAACGCTCACCAAGCAGACCGGCCACACGGCGCTGGACTACGGTTTCGTGAACACGGCAGCCACGAAGTCCGCAATCACCTTCATTGATGGTGACGAAGGCATCCTGCGCTACCGCGGTTATCCCATCGAGCAGCTGGCAAAGAACAGCTCCTACCTCGAGGTGGCTTGGCTGCTCATCTACGGCGAGCTGCCCACCGCTGACCAGCTCGGTGAGTTCGACGAGAAGATTCGTCGTCACACCCTGATTCACGAAGACCTCAAGCACTTCTTCTCGGCACTGCCGCACACCGCGCACCCGATGTCTGTGCTGTCTTCGGCGGTCTCGGCGCTGTCGACCTACTACGAAGGTCAGTCCGACCCGCACAACCCCGAGCACGTCGAACTCAACACGATTCGCATGCTCGCCAAGCTTCCCGTGCTCGCGGCTTACGCACACAAGAAGAGCATCGGTCAGGCGTTCCTGTACCCAGACAACTCGCTGAGCTTCGTGGACAACTTCCTCAAGCTCAACTTCGGTGTGCTCAGCGAAGAGTACGAAGTCAACCCGATCATGTCGCGTGCGCTTGAGCGTCTGCTCATCCTGCACGAAGACCACGAGCAGAACGCGTCGACCTCGACCGTGCGCCTGGTGGGTTCCACAGGCGCCAACCAGTTCTCCTCCATCTCGGCAGGCATCAACGCGCTGTACGGCCCGCTGCACGGCGGCGCGAACGAGGCAGTTCTGGAAATGCTTGCGAAGATTCGCGATTCGGGCGAGGGCGTCAAGCGTTTCGTCGAGCGCGTCAAGAACAAGGAAGACGGTGTCAAGCTCATGGGCTTCGGTCACCGTGTCTACAAGAACTACGACCCGCGTGCGAAGCTCGTGAAGGAGTCGGCTGACGAGGTTCTTGCCGAGCTCGGCGTGAAGGACCCGCTGCTTGACCTGGCGAAGGAGCTCGAAGAGATCGCTCTCAACGACGAGTACTTCCAGTCGCGTCGCCTGTACCCGAACGTCGACTTCTACACCGGCGTGATCTACAAGGCGATGGGCTTCCCGACGCGTATGTTCACCGTGCTGTTTGCGATCGGTCGCCTTCCCGGCTGGCTGGCGCACTGGCGCGAGCTCAACACCGACCCGCAGAACAAGATTGGTCGCCCGCAGCAGCTGTACACAGGTGCACCTGAGCGCAACTACCCGGGTCTGTAA
- the dapD gene encoding 2,3,4,5-tetrahydropyridine-2,6-dicarboxylate N-succinyltransferase: MTEARWIWGEGLRTVAHDGTVLDALYPSPAIGRAPHEAPLTLAGRTDDRRGVTVEAVIVEIDLEAPPASTEDAYLRLQALSLLLVRPNELNLDGIFGHLPNVAWTNAGPMLPAEVGSRRAALQAAGIQVQGLDKFPRLTDYVLPVGVRIADVSRVRLGAYLSPGTTVMHEGFVNFNAGTLGASMVEGRISQGVVVGDGSDIGGGASIMGTLSGGGSHRVSIGERTLLGANAGIGISLGDDCVVEAGLYVTAGSKIIMIDQPLQSDGSPVIMKGSDLSGRNALMLRRNSLTGAIEAVARHGVGVTLNDALHA; this comes from the coding sequence ATGACTGAAGCACGTTGGATCTGGGGTGAGGGTCTGCGGACCGTGGCACACGACGGAACGGTGCTCGATGCACTGTACCCGTCGCCGGCGATCGGACGCGCGCCACATGAGGCCCCGCTGACGCTCGCAGGGCGCACCGATGACCGCCGTGGCGTCACGGTCGAGGCCGTCATTGTCGAGATCGATCTGGAAGCGCCTCCGGCTTCTACTGAAGATGCCTACCTCCGTCTTCAGGCGTTGTCGCTCCTGCTGGTACGCCCGAACGAACTCAACCTCGATGGCATCTTCGGTCACCTTCCTAACGTCGCATGGACCAACGCTGGCCCGATGCTCCCCGCCGAGGTCGGTAGCCGTCGTGCTGCCCTCCAGGCCGCTGGTATCCAGGTACAGGGGCTCGACAAGTTCCCGCGCCTCACCGACTATGTGCTTCCGGTTGGCGTGCGTATCGCGGATGTCTCACGCGTGCGGTTGGGGGCATATTTGAGCCCCGGAACCACGGTGATGCACGAAGGATTCGTCAACTTCAACGCGGGTACGTTGGGCGCCTCGATGGTGGAGGGCCGTATTTCGCAGGGTGTCGTTGTCGGCGATGGTTCTGACATTGGTGGCGGCGCCTCCATCATGGGCACTCTTTCAGGCGGTGGATCGCATCGCGTCTCGATTGGCGAGCGCACGCTGCTTGGCGCAAACGCCGGAATCGGCATTTCCCTTGGCGATGACTGCGTCGTGGAGGCCGGCCTCTACGTGACCGCCGGATCCAAAATCATCATGATCGATCAGCCGCTGCAGTCAGACGGCTCCCCCGTCATCATGAAGGGTTCTGACCTCTCGGGCAGGAACGCCCTGATGTTGCGCCGCAACTCGCTGACAGGCGCCATTGAAGCCGTCGCCAGGCACGGTGTCGGAGTCACCCTGAACGACGCCCTGCACGCGTAA
- the dapE gene encoding succinyl-diaminopimelate desuccinylase, producing the protein MSTLDLTVSAVQLTRDICDVPSVSGDEKRLADLMQEALTAYPHLEVIRDGDLIVARTNLGRDRRVIIAGHIDTVPINHNLPTQLSESDGVEYIWGRGTVDMKAGVAVQLKLAAELVEPSVDITWLWYDNEEVDSSLNGLGRLARNRPDLMLGDFAILGEPSNGAVEGGCNGTLRAVVRTHGSRAHSARAWMGENAIHAAAPILARLTEYTPRDADVEGLVYREGLNAVGITGGVAGNVIPDLCEVEVNFRFAPDRSTDEAQDYVRDFFAGFEVEFTDLAAGARPGLDAPLAQEFVAAVGAEAKPKYGWTDVARFSEAGIPAVNYGPGDPSLAHHDQERVEISQIVAVETALRAWLA; encoded by the coding sequence ATGTCGACGCTTGATCTCACCGTCTCCGCTGTTCAACTCACTCGTGACATTTGCGACGTTCCCAGTGTTTCTGGTGATGAGAAGCGGCTGGCCGATCTGATGCAGGAAGCGCTCACCGCGTACCCGCACCTCGAGGTCATTCGCGACGGCGACCTCATTGTCGCGCGCACCAATCTCGGGCGGGACCGTCGCGTCATCATCGCAGGCCACATTGACACCGTGCCGATCAACCACAACCTGCCAACACAGCTGTCCGAGAGTGACGGCGTTGAATACATTTGGGGGCGCGGCACCGTCGACATGAAGGCGGGCGTTGCCGTGCAGCTGAAGCTTGCGGCAGAACTGGTGGAACCATCGGTCGACATTACATGGCTGTGGTACGACAACGAAGAGGTCGACAGCTCGCTCAACGGTCTCGGACGACTCGCACGAAACCGCCCCGACCTGATGCTGGGTGATTTCGCGATCCTCGGCGAACCATCCAACGGTGCCGTCGAGGGCGGCTGCAATGGCACCCTGCGCGCCGTTGTACGCACCCACGGCTCGCGAGCACACTCCGCCAGGGCGTGGATGGGGGAGAACGCCATTCACGCGGCAGCGCCCATCCTGGCGCGTTTAACCGAGTACACCCCGCGTGATGCGGATGTGGAGGGGCTCGTCTACCGTGAGGGCCTCAATGCCGTTGGTATCACGGGCGGTGTGGCTGGCAATGTCATTCCTGACCTGTGCGAGGTGGAGGTGAACTTTCGGTTTGCCCCCGACCGTTCGACCGACGAAGCGCAGGACTACGTGCGTGACTTCTTTGCCGGCTTCGAGGTGGAATTCACTGACCTCGCCGCCGGAGCACGGCCCGGTTTAGACGCGCCGTTGGCGCAGGAGTTTGTGGCAGCGGTGGGAGCCGAAGCGAAGCCGAAATACGGCTGGACGGATGTCGCGCGCTTCTCCGAAGCGGGCATTCCGGCCGTGAACTACGGTCCGGGTGATCCGTCGCTTGCGCACCATGATCAAGAACGCGTCGAGATTTCACAGATCGTGGCAGTCGAGACTGCGTTGCGCGCGTGGCTCGCCTAA
- a CDS encoding DUF3117 domain-containing protein — MAAMKPRTGDGPMEAVKEGRLIIVRVPLEGGGRLVVSVNDDEAKELHEVLSGVVNAA, encoded by the coding sequence ATGGCAGCCATGAAGCCAAGGACCGGCGACGGACCGATGGAAGCCGTGAAGGAAGGACGCCTCATTATCGTGCGCGTTCCGCTGGAGGGGGGCGGACGACTCGTTGTCTCCGTCAACGATGACGAAGCCAAGGAACTGCACGAGGTTTTGAGTGGCGTCGTCAACGCCGCCTAA
- a CDS encoding O-methyltransferase, producing the protein MSEHDAIARFARESIIEPEHIQRARTHAVEIGAHPISAGIGAQCAVVAAATAATSMVEIGTGAGVSGLWLLHGAPGAILTTIDSEPENLGVARQSFHEAKVPASRARFISGRALDVLPRMNEASYDIVMIDADPENVIAYVEHGLRLVRPGGTVLIPRVLNGGKVADPVQRDETTRAYRSLIQETQASPAVVGALSTLNEGLLQLTLLSE; encoded by the coding sequence ATGAGCGAACACGATGCTATTGCCCGCTTTGCCCGGGAGTCGATTATCGAACCCGAGCACATTCAGCGCGCCCGCACCCATGCAGTCGAAATCGGGGCGCACCCGATCAGCGCTGGCATCGGCGCGCAGTGTGCTGTCGTTGCCGCTGCGACCGCCGCCACCAGCATGGTGGAGATCGGAACCGGTGCAGGCGTTTCCGGACTCTGGCTCCTGCATGGCGCACCGGGAGCGATTTTGACAACCATCGACAGCGAACCCGAAAACCTCGGTGTCGCACGGCAGTCCTTCCACGAAGCGAAGGTTCCGGCGTCGCGCGCCCGCTTTATCTCGGGCCGCGCGCTGGACGTCCTGCCCCGCATGAACGAAGCCTCCTACGACATCGTGATGATCGACGCCGATCCAGAAAACGTCATCGCCTACGTTGAGCACGGGCTCCGCCTAGTCCGCCCTGGCGGCACGGTACTCATCCCCCGCGTTCTCAACGGCGGAAAGGTGGCCGACCCGGTACAGCGGGATGAAACGACGCGCGCATACCGCTCACTCATTCAGGAGACACAGGCATCCCCCGCGGTCGTCGGCGCACTCTCCACCCTCAACGAGGGACTCCTCCAACTGACTTTGCTGTCCGAGTAA
- a CDS encoding twin-arginine translocase TatA/TatE family subunit: MNFGLSADKLVVIAVIALMVVGPERLPKYAEGFARLIKRAGEYLRGAKDRVSTEMGSEFEDVDWRKLDPRQYDPRRIIREAILDEVVPVPTAGAVGSGAPMGAGAAGFSGTMAPTRTVARLEAGEIPPYDNEAT; this comes from the coding sequence ATGAACTTCGGGCTCTCTGCCGACAAGCTGGTCGTGATCGCGGTGATCGCGCTAATGGTCGTCGGTCCTGAGCGGTTGCCGAAATATGCGGAAGGCTTCGCACGGCTCATTAAACGTGCAGGAGAATACCTGCGTGGCGCGAAGGATCGTGTCTCCACTGAGATGGGTTCTGAGTTCGAAGACGTGGATTGGCGCAAGCTGGATCCGCGGCAATACGACCCGCGCCGCATCATCAGGGAAGCAATTCTTGATGAGGTGGTGCCCGTACCGACAGCGGGTGCAGTAGGCAGCGGTGCGCCGATGGGTGCAGGTGCCGCCGGATTCAGCGGAACCATGGCGCCGACGCGCACCGTCGCGCGCCTGGAAGCGGGGGAAATTCCCCCGTACGACAACGAAGCCACATAA
- a CDS encoding isocitrate lyase/phosphoenolpyruvate mutase family protein, translating into MMIEEKSATLLKLHEDDAILSVVNVWDAISAKVVAETPGTTALATASHSISATLGYPDGEVIPFEEHLLMIRRIVAATDLPVSADLEAGYGNAGEAVRRAIGVGVVGANIEDQMKPLAEATRAVEDVMNAGEKEGITFVLNARTDAFLRAGDRDPSAVLDDAIARGQAYLAAGAPVVFVPGKLNEDQVRALVDAFGPRKLTMIGVPGSLSRDRLQELGVARISYGPWSQRVALTALQELTAGVAAGDSLPEGTKPLN; encoded by the coding sequence ATGATGATCGAAGAGAAATCAGCCACACTCCTCAAACTGCATGAAGACGATGCCATTCTCAGTGTTGTCAACGTGTGGGATGCCATTTCCGCCAAGGTCGTCGCGGAGACTCCCGGAACCACGGCACTGGCGACGGCAAGTCACTCCATTTCTGCGACGCTCGGGTATCCGGACGGCGAGGTCATTCCGTTCGAAGAACACCTCCTCATGATCCGTCGGATCGTCGCGGCAACCGACCTCCCGGTGAGCGCGGATCTCGAGGCCGGGTACGGCAATGCTGGTGAGGCCGTACGTCGGGCGATTGGTGTCGGCGTCGTCGGCGCAAACATCGAAGACCAGATGAAGCCACTCGCGGAAGCAACCCGTGCTGTGGAAGACGTTATGAACGCTGGCGAAAAGGAGGGCATAACGTTCGTCTTGAACGCCCGCACCGACGCGTTCCTGCGCGCGGGCGATCGTGATCCTTCCGCGGTTCTTGACGACGCGATCGCGCGTGGGCAGGCATATCTTGCCGCAGGCGCGCCGGTTGTCTTCGTGCCGGGAAAACTGAATGAGGATCAGGTGCGAGCACTTGTCGATGCCTTCGGTCCTCGTAAACTCACCATGATCGGCGTGCCAGGTTCACTCTCCCGCGACCGCCTGCAGGAGCTTGGCGTGGCTCGCATCTCATACGGTCCGTGGTCGCAGCGCGTCGCGCTGACGGCACTGCAGGAGCTCACTGCTGGCGTTGCCGCTGGCGACAGCCTGCCCGAAGGGACAAAGCCCCTGAACTAG
- a CDS encoding Mrp/NBP35 family ATP-binding protein, whose product MSAVDAVRLAVGSVTDPELRRPLADLGMIRDVRIDGTTAHVDMVLTIVGCPAATRIEADVRAAALSVAGVAEADIHVGVMTPAERAELTEKLRAGRHARVMPFGPDSLTRVIAVTSGKGGVGKSTITANLAIALAKQGLRVGLIDADVHGFSIPALMGIPANTTPTRLDDMILPPIAHDVRVISIGMFLQAGNNNGAVAWRGPMLHRTVLQFLTDVYFGDLDVLLLDMPPGTGDMAISVGQILPHAEVLVVTTPQAAASDVAVRSGLVARQTGQNIIGVVENMAALTLPDGSVLELFGSGGGDEVARALSDDTHEVAVLTRVPLSVALRTGGDTGEAVVLAAPDDPAAVAITNLATLVKSRGRGLEGRSLSMTVS is encoded by the coding sequence ATGAGCGCCGTTGACGCAGTCCGCTTGGCCGTCGGCAGCGTCACCGACCCCGAGCTTCGTCGCCCGCTTGCTGATCTGGGCATGATCCGCGATGTGCGGATCGACGGAACCACTGCGCACGTCGACATGGTGCTCACGATTGTGGGGTGCCCGGCTGCAACGCGAATAGAGGCGGATGTTCGTGCCGCAGCGCTCAGCGTTGCGGGGGTGGCAGAAGCCGATATTCACGTCGGCGTGATGACACCGGCCGAACGTGCGGAACTCACCGAAAAACTTCGCGCCGGGCGCCACGCGCGCGTCATGCCATTTGGCCCTGATTCGCTTACCCGGGTGATCGCCGTCACAAGCGGAAAGGGGGGCGTCGGAAAATCAACCATCACCGCGAACCTCGCGATCGCCCTCGCCAAGCAGGGGCTCCGCGTCGGCCTCATCGACGCCGACGTGCACGGCTTCTCTATTCCGGCGTTGATGGGAATACCGGCAAATACAACGCCAACCCGACTCGATGACATGATCCTGCCGCCCATCGCGCACGACGTCCGCGTCATTTCGATCGGCATGTTCTTACAGGCAGGCAACAACAACGGAGCTGTCGCGTGGCGCGGGCCGATGCTTCACCGCACGGTGCTGCAGTTTCTCACCGACGTGTATTTCGGTGATCTCGACGTGTTGTTGCTCGACATGCCGCCAGGCACAGGCGATATGGCGATTTCGGTCGGGCAGATCCTGCCGCACGCCGAGGTTCTCGTCGTCACTACGCCGCAAGCAGCGGCAAGCGATGTCGCCGTGCGCAGCGGACTCGTTGCCCGTCAGACCGGCCAAAACATCATTGGGGTCGTCGAAAACATGGCGGCGCTGACGCTTCCCGATGGTTCCGTTCTGGAGCTTTTTGGCTCAGGCGGCGGCGACGAGGTTGCGCGCGCACTTTCGGATGACACTCACGAGGTCGCTGTACTCACGCGCGTACCACTCAGCGTTGCCCTTCGCACCGGCGGCGACACCGGTGAAGCCGTGGTGCTGGCGGCCCCAGACGACCCCGCAGCGGTCGCGATTACGAATCTGGCAACGCTCGTGAAAAGCCGGGGCCGTGGCCTCGAGGGCAGGTCACTGTCGATGACAGTTTCTTAG
- a CDS encoding DUF1003 domain-containing protein codes for MARGQQLETPLGRASRRTSAESKDRFGRFTEWIARAMGTPMFLAMLTLFCIAWIAWNTLTPAHVRFDSAANGFTALTLMLSLQASYAAPLILLAQNRQDDRDRVQIEQDRQRAERNLADTEYLAREVVALRMSIDDMTKEVMTRDMLRQELRALLEDLDRRDESAGGTEEHHERR; via the coding sequence ATGGCGCGCGGACAACAGCTCGAGACGCCGCTCGGTCGCGCCAGCCGCCGCACGTCAGCTGAGTCGAAGGACCGCTTTGGCCGGTTCACCGAATGGATTGCGCGGGCCATGGGTACGCCCATGTTCTTGGCGATGCTGACGCTGTTCTGTATTGCATGGATCGCATGGAACACGCTCACTCCGGCGCACGTGCGCTTTGACTCCGCTGCAAACGGCTTTACCGCGCTGACCCTGATGCTTTCGCTGCAGGCGTCGTACGCTGCCCCGCTCATCCTGTTGGCGCAGAACCGCCAGGATGACCGCGACCGCGTGCAAATTGAGCAAGACAGGCAGCGCGCTGAACGCAACCTTGCCGACACCGAGTACCTCGCTCGCGAAGTCGTGGCGTTGCGCATGTCGATTGACGATATGACCAAGGAGGTCATGACCCGCGACATGCTGCGTCAAGAGCTCCGCGCTCTCCTCGAAGATCTCGACCGTCGCGACGAGAGTGCAGGCGGCACCGAGGAGCACCATGAGCGCCGTTGA
- a CDS encoding CBS domain-containing protein, whose translation MSTQRVFVARLVGCTVFDPSGDRLGKVRDVVVVYRKSDPPRVIGLVCEIPGRRQVFVSINRVTSISQGQVITTGLINVRRFQQRAGEIRVIAELVGRRITFADGSGTATIEDVAIERARSGEWDVSQLFLRKPKTSASPFAKGPTTFATWQEVREDHLPGHAQSAEHLVQSMSDMKPADLANSLLDLPEARMLSVAVELPDERLADALEEMPEDEQVHILEQLGDERAADILDAMEPDDAADLLAQLPEGRLQQLLELMEPDEAEDVRALLQYGPDTAGGLMTTEPIIMSADATVAEALALIRRHELHPALAAAVFVTLPPYETPTGRLLGVVHFQKMLRYPPHERLGSIIDDTAEPVLASASAVEVARILASYDLVSLPVVDISHRLVGAISIDDMLDYLLPDDWRSHDTETQPGARS comes from the coding sequence GTGAGCACTCAGAGGGTTTTCGTTGCGCGCCTTGTCGGGTGCACCGTTTTCGACCCCTCCGGCGATCGCCTCGGCAAAGTCCGTGACGTCGTCGTCGTGTACCGAAAATCTGACCCGCCCCGCGTCATCGGCCTCGTCTGCGAGATTCCCGGGCGCCGGCAGGTTTTCGTCTCCATTAACCGGGTGACGTCTATTTCTCAGGGCCAGGTCATTACGACTGGCCTCATTAATGTGCGCCGCTTTCAGCAGCGCGCAGGCGAAATCCGCGTCATTGCCGAGCTCGTCGGTCGCCGGATTACTTTTGCCGATGGTTCCGGCACCGCCACGATTGAAGACGTCGCGATTGAACGTGCCCGCTCAGGTGAGTGGGATGTCAGTCAGCTCTTCCTTCGTAAGCCCAAGACGAGCGCATCGCCGTTCGCGAAGGGCCCCACGACATTTGCCACGTGGCAAGAGGTCCGCGAGGATCATCTGCCTGGTCACGCCCAGTCAGCCGAACACCTCGTGCAGTCGATGTCAGATATGAAGCCTGCCGACCTGGCAAACAGCCTGCTTGATCTGCCAGAAGCCCGCATGCTGAGTGTTGCCGTCGAGCTGCCAGACGAGCGTCTCGCTGATGCTCTCGAAGAGATGCCTGAAGACGAACAGGTTCACATTCTTGAGCAGCTCGGTGACGAGCGTGCCGCCGACATTCTGGATGCCATGGAACCAGATGACGCGGCAGACTTGCTCGCTCAGCTCCCCGAGGGGCGCCTCCAGCAGTTGCTTGAGCTGATGGAGCCGGACGAAGCCGAAGACGTTCGCGCGCTGCTGCAGTACGGCCCAGACACGGCTGGTGGTCTGATGACAACCGAGCCGATCATCATGTCGGCAGATGCCACTGTGGCCGAGGCCCTCGCACTGATTCGTCGCCACGAGCTTCACCCGGCCCTCGCCGCCGCCGTCTTCGTAACGCTGCCGCCGTATGAAACCCCGACGGGTCGACTGCTTGGCGTCGTCCACTTCCAGAAGATGCTGCGCTATCCCCCGCACGAGCGGTTAGGTTCCATCATCGACGACACCGCAGAGCCGGTGCTCGCGTCGGCGTCTGCCGTTGAAGTGGCGCGCATTCTCGCCTCGTACGACCTGGTGTCTTTGCCCGTGGTCGATATCAGCCACCGCCTCGTCGGCGCGATCTCGATCGATGACATGCTCGACTACCTGTTGCCTGATGACTGGCGTTCACACGACACTGAGACGCAGCCGGGAGCGCGTTCGTGA
- a CDS encoding general stress protein: MSMMGANIGKNDIGETVASFPEYEAAQKAASQLIEADIPPRDISIVGNGLRSVERITGRLGYLTAARGGLINGLMLGIGACAIQAIINPEIPGAVYFATLFICMTIGMALSFMSYLIMRRRRSFASVMAMVADHYDLTVTTTSIHKARQVMNDIRGVRPRAPKVIDNSPPQYGERLPGYGQPASATAPEVPAQEGPTSRPATDSPSA; this comes from the coding sequence ATGAGCATGATGGGTGCAAATATCGGCAAGAACGACATCGGAGAAACGGTCGCTTCGTTTCCCGAGTACGAGGCTGCCCAGAAGGCCGCCTCCCAGCTCATCGAGGCGGACATTCCGCCACGCGACATCTCCATCGTGGGCAATGGCCTGCGCTCGGTTGAGCGCATCACCGGCCGCCTTGGTTACCTCACCGCGGCGCGCGGCGGACTCATCAACGGTCTGATGCTCGGTATCGGTGCCTGCGCGATCCAGGCCATCATCAACCCCGAGATCCCCGGGGCGGTGTATTTCGCGACGCTGTTCATCTGCATGACCATTGGTATGGCGCTGTCGTTTATGTCGTACCTCATCATGCGTCGTCGTCGTTCCTTCGCGAGCGTGATGGCGATGGTCGCCGACCACTATGACCTCACCGTCACGACCACCAGCATCCACAAGGCTCGCCAAGTGATGAACGACATTCGTGGCGTGCGTCCGCGCGCGCCGAAGGTGATCGACAACTCGCCGCCGCAGTACGGCGAGCGCCTCCCTGGCTACGGCCAGCCAGCGTCTGCAACGGCACCCGAGGTTCCGGCGCAAGAGGGTCCGACGAGCCGCCCGGCTACGGACTCGCCCTCCGCATGA